The Budorcas taxicolor isolate Tak-1 chromosome 18, Takin1.1, whole genome shotgun sequence genome window below encodes:
- the MAP4K1 gene encoding mitogen-activated protein kinase kinase kinase kinase 1, producing the protein MDLVDPDIFNRDPRDHYDLLQRLGGGTYGEVFKAREKGTGDLVALKMVKMEPDDDVSTLQKEILILKTCRHANIVAYHGSYLWLQKLWICMEFCGAGSLQDIYQVTGSLSELQISYVCREVLQGLAYLHSQKKIHRDIKGANILINDAGEVRLADFGISAQIGATLARRLSFIGTPYWMAPEVAAVALKGGYNELCDIWSLGITAIELAELQPPLFDVHPLRVLFLMTKSGYQPPRLKDKGKWSAAFHNFVKVTLTKSPKKRPGATKMLTHQLVSQPGLNRGLILDLLDKLRNPGKGAPVGEIEDEDPELPPAIPRRIRSTHRASSLGIPDADCCRRHMEFRKLRGMESRPPVDTALLQPPGDFKSGSPRRNLSESDDDYDDVDIPAPAEDIPPPLPPKPKFRSPSDEGPGGTGDDGQLSPGVLVRCASGPPPRTPHLGPPPATRSPHLTAHSEPSLWNPAPREPDQPPLLPPKKEKMKRKGCALLVKLFNGCPLRIHSTAAWTHPSTKDQHLLLGAEEGIFILNRNDQEATLEMLFSGRTTWVYSINNVLMSLSGKTPYLYSHSILGLLERKEGRAGSPIAHISPHRLLARKNIVSTKIPDTKGCRACCVAEGTSSGGPFLCGALETSVVLLQWYQPMNKFLLVRQVLFPLPTPLPVFALLTGPGSELPSVCIGVSPGRPAKSVLFHTVRFGALSCWLGEMSTEHKGPVQVTQVEEDKVMVLMDGSLKLVTPEGAPARGLRTPEIPMTEAVEAVAMVGGRLQAFWKHGVQVWALGSDQLLQELRDPTLTFRLLGSPRPVVVETRPADDPTAPSNLYIQE; encoded by the exons GCTGCAGAAACTCTGGATCTGCATGGAATTCTGTGGGGCTGGTTCTCTCCAGGACATCTACCAAG TGACAGGCTCCCTGTCGGAGCTCCAGATCAGCTACGTCTGCCGGGAAGTGCTCCAG GGACTGGCCTATCTGCACTCACAGAAGAAGATCCACCGGGACATCAAG GGAGCCAACATCCTCATCAACGATGCTGGGGAGGTCAGACTGG CTGACTTTGGTATCTCGGCCCAGATCGGGGCAACGCTAGCTCGACGCCTCTCTTTCATTGGGACACCCTACTG GATGGCTCCGGAAGTGGCGGCCGTGGCCCTGAAGGGGGGATACAATGAGCTGTGTGATATCTGGTCCCTGGGCATCACAGCCATCGAATTAGCCGAGCTACAGCCACCACTCTTTGACGTGCACCCTCTCAG GGTTCTCTTCCTCATGACCAAGAGTGGCTACCAGCCACCCAGGCTAAAGGATAAAGGCAAATG GTCGGCTGCTTTCCACAACTTTGTCAAAGTCACCCTCACTAAGAGCCCCAAGAAGCGACCCGGTGCCACCAAGATGCTCACT catcaacTGGTGTCCCAGCCCGGGCTCAACAGGGGCCTGATCCTAGATCTTCTGGACAAACTGAGGAACCCCGGGAAGGGGGCCCCTGTGGGCGAGATTGAAGATGAAGACCCTGAG CTCCCCCCGGCCATCCCTCGGCGGATCCGATCCACCCATCGGGCCAGCTCTCTGGGGATCCCAGATGCGGACTGCTGTC gGCGGCACATGGAGTTCAGGAAGCTCAGAGGCATGGAGTCCAGGCCCCCAGTGGACACG GCTCTCCTACAGCCCCCTGGAGACTTCAAGAGCGGCAGTCCTAG GAGGAACCTGTCAGAGTCCGATGATGACTATGACGACGTGGACAT CCCCGCCCCTGCAGAAGACATACCTCCTCCACTGCCCCCCAAG CCCAAGTTCCGTTCTCCGTCAGATGAGGGTCCTGGGGGGACTGGGGATGATGGCCAGCTGAGCCCGGGAGTGCTGGTCCGGTGTGCCAGTGGGCCTCCCCCACGCACCCCCCATCTCGGGCCTCCCCCAGCCACCCGAAGCCCCCACCTCACTGCCCACTCAG AACCCTCACTGTGGAACCCAGCCCCCCGAGAGCCTGACCAGCCCCCACTGTTGCCCCCCAAGAAggaaaagatgaagagaaag GGCTGTGCCCTTCTCGTCAAGTTGTTCAATGGCTGCCCCCTCCGGATCCACAGCACGGCAGCCTGGACGCACCCCTCCACCAAGG ACCAGCACCTGCTCCTGGGGGCCGAGGAAGGCATTTTTATCCTGAATCGAAATGACCAGGAGGCTACGCTGGAGATG CTTTTTTCTGGCCGGACTACCTGGGTGTACTCCATCAACAATGTCCTCATGTCTCTCTCAG GAAAGACCCCCTACCTGTATTCTCATAGCATCCTGGGCCTGCTGGAACGGAAAGAGGGCAGAGCAGGAAGCCCCATCGCTCACATTAGCCCCCACCGGCTACTAGCAAG GAAGAACATTGTCTCCACTAAGATCCCGGACACCAAAGGCTGCCGGGCGTGCTGTGTGG CGGAGGGCACCAGCTCCGGAGGCCCGTTCCTGTGTGGGGCTTTGGAGACATCCGTGGTCCTGCTTCAGTGGTACCAGCCCATGAACAAGTTCCTGCTGGTCCGG CAGGTGCTGTTTCCGCTCCCTACGCCTCTGCCGGTGTTTGCACTGCTGACCGGGCCAGGCTCCGAGCTGCCCTCAGTGTGCATCGGCGTGAGCCCCGGAAGGCCGGCGAAGTCGGTGCTCTTCCACACCGTGCGCTTCGGCGCGCTCTCCTGCTGGCTGGGCGAGATGAGCACGG AGCACAAGGGACCAGTACAGGTGACTCAGGTTGAGGAAGACAAGGTGATGGTGTTGATGGACG GGTCCCTGAAGCTGGTGACCCCAGAGGGGGCCCCGGCCCGGGGGCTTCGAACTCCAGAGATCCCCATGACTGAAGCAGTGGAAGCCGTGG CTATGGTCGGGGGTCGGCTCCAGGCCTTCTGGAAGCATGGAGTGCAGGTTTGGGCTCTAGGCTCGGATCAG CTGCTGCAGGAGCTCAGAgaccccaccctcaccttccgTCTGCTTGGCTCTCCCAG gcCTGTGGTGGTGGAGACGCGCCCAGCAGATGATCCCACTGCCCCCAGCAACCTCTACATCCAGGAATGA